DNA from Meles meles chromosome Y, mMelMel3.1 paternal haplotype, whole genome shotgun sequence:
ACCAAGTAAGTCCCTACAAAGCCTTTCACGCAACTTTGGAGATGCTCATGGACCCACCCCAAGCCCCCAACGTGTTCCCAACAAGAAGGCATGACTGGGGCTTCTGATGGAGCCAACCCAGAACATCAAAACCCATAGACGCCCAACCTGGAGCCAGCCTGCTCCACGCACATCCCTACATGGCTGCCATCCCCTGATTCCCCAACACAAACACCTGCCATCAGAGACCAACCTCCAGGGAAGCTACTGCGACTGCCTCCAGAGATGGCGGCGTGGCCCACTCATCACGAGGAACCCACGACCTACAGATGAGGGACACGCTCCTGTGAGCAGAAGGGAAATGTATGGACCCTGCGGGCATCCCGACTGCATGAAGCccatgtagcttttttttttagagtagctGGGCTTAGCAGGATATTAGCATTAGGATGAGAAAAATGTGAAGATAATAGGATTTCCTGTGACCCTACACTCATTTCCCCTTCCCGTTAACATCTGACACGACGTTGATGCCTTTGTTACCAATAATGGATGGTCATGGATACATCAGTAGTAACTCAAGCCCACACGTTCTTCACATTTtcgtgcccctccccccccccccagtacgTGTGTTGTGTCTCAGGACTCCATCCAGAATCCCATATGACATCGGGTTGTCCTGGGTCCTTGGCCTCCTCTGGGTTGGGACGATCCCTCTGGCCATCCTTGTAGTTGATGACCTTGAGAGTTCTGAGGAGTGCTGGTCAGGGAGTTTGTAGGGTGTCCCTCCATTGGGGTGTGTGTGATGTTTTCCTCCTACTTCCACTGGGATTATACGTTCTTGGGTAGGAAATCATTGAGATGAAGGGCCCTTTACGTCACCTCATGTCTGGGGACATACCATCAACATGACCCATCGCCGTTGGCGTTGATCACCTGGTTGAGGGGTGTTGATCAAGTTTCTCCACCATTCTTTGGAAGGACGTCACTTCACCCAGCCCACACGGAAGGCACAGGGAGATTTGCTCCACCACCCCGAGTCTCCACTATTTACATGAACTGCTACGAATTTTTCTCCATGGGAGATATACGTCTTCTCCCCTGTGTGTTATTCATTCAACCAACAGCCTATATCGGTATGGACTCACGGTTATCCTTTTGACAATTTAGGTGATAATCTTGTAGTGTATCATTTATTTTGTGCTCAAAATCTAGAGTTTTCAAAGACAGAACTGGATGCTTCCTCCCAAGGCTTGAGGGAGACCAGTTGGACAGAGCACAGCGTGGCATGAGCCCAGCATCTTGGCACGCTGCGTGTCCCATCTGTTCCCGGGGATGGATAAAGTCATCAGTCCCACGGGGACAGCTCTGTGTCCCCATGGAAAACCTCATCAACCACGTGGCTGTTTCTCATGtcactgggggagggacagatagTCCCGACCTTCCGCAGAGGAGCGGGTGGGTTGAACGCCATCCGGGGTGCATTTTGCAGTGGTTTGGGATGACATTCGGTGACATGTGAGGCCAGACGAAAAGAGTGGGGGTTTTCATTGTCTCTAAGGAACATCAGCTCTCTGGAGTTCTCACGACTTGACACAGCATTCAAGTGCCACGTCTTTGGTACCACTAGACAGCTGTGCCTACAGAATCCAGATGGGGTcatctggctttctgctgagcTGGTTCGTTCCCTTGTCCCAAACCCCGTCCATCAGTCACATCACTCAGTTGTACTGTCAGGGCTGTTTTGAGGGTGGGGAAGACGGGGTGTGCTGACCGCTGGACGTCACTGACAGATGTCCCACTGGGCACCCAcccagaggggaggagcagcCTGGCAGCTGGGTTTCCAAGCGCACACCTGAACTCCTTCTGTCTTTTGTTCCATCTAAGGGCCCTTTGCAGAATATGCAAGCCATCAGTAGCGTCACAAGGGACTCCAGACCCCACGGACTGTCTCCAAAGAAAGTGCTCCTTCAAACAAGATCCACAACGAGactaatttaatataatatatattgggCATGTACATAGGAAATAGAGATAGAGACACACATACACGGAGCATAATTATGACTTAGTGTGGTCACAAAACACCACAGGCAGGTTGGCTCAAACAACAGACGTATATTATCATCTCGGTCCTGGAGGttgggagtctgagatccaggcgggaaTGAGGCAGGTtgtctgagatccaggcggggccgAGGTGGGTTCTTCCTGACATGTCTCTCCTGGGCATGTAGATGCCATATTCTCCCCGTGTCCTCATGAGGTCGTCGCTCTGGgcatgtctgtgtcctcatcccctcttcttataaggaccccAATCCTATGGGATCAGGGACCACCCTTGTGATTCCATTTTACCAAAAATTCCGTCATTAAAGGCCTCACCTCCAAATACAGCCACACGGAATACCCATTGTGTGGTCCTGGGGAATGGcgtttcaacacatgaattttgcaGGGACATAATGCAGCGAATGGTGCTCCCATCTCCAAGAGAAAAAGTAGTATCAGTGTTTCCTAGGAGACGCATGACTTGTTCAAGGGCATGTGGCGGTGGGTGGCCCTTGGGCTCAGAAGCACAGCTGACCACCTCCCAGGTCAGAGCAGCTGACGCGCTCCAAGGTCAATGGTTTTTCTCTTGGGCTGGAaaggctcctggctgagctgCCTCTTCTGTGACCACAGAGACCTGAAGGTTGGATGTGGAAATTGCATTCCTGTTGTAGAATCTCCAGAAGGATATAGATGTTGGGCTGGGattcaaaccaaaccaaaccaaaccccatTGCCCGGGCTCATCATGAATTCAGTCTTGGCTGCCTCGAGATTCATACAGCACTACGCTGGCAAGCCTTCGCTCTCTCTTCAGTAATTATTAATCGAGAGCCTGCCCGGGTAGATGAAGGAGAGCCAGAGGTGACCAGAAGAGGCAGTTCAGGAAGCGTTCACTCAGGGTGTCATCTGCAGAAGGGAGAGGAAACCACATTTCCATGGACACGCACTCCTCAGCTAgacttaaacatctgccttatGGGAAGAAAGGGGGCTCAGATCCAATCAGAATAGTCATAACTGGTAAATAGGCAGCTTATGATGTCCCAGGAAATACGGCCATAAGGCACCACAGTCCTCCGTGTGCTGCTGGTGATGGGACAGGAACATGAGAGAGGCACGGGTTGCCGTGAGCCATGACGTTTCAGCCTTCCTCCAAAGGGCTTTCATGGAGCACCCGACCATgccaggtggggcagggggagcccagGAACAGCTGAGCTGATCGACTTCAGTCCTGCCTTCATGGACCTGAGAGTCCTAAGCAGGTTCACGCCCCGCAGTCAGCCACATCGGAACGTGAAAAGCTAGAGATCTCCCCCACAGCTTCTACTGCCTCTAATCTCTCCTGCTCATCAAACCTTCACGTGTGCTCGTTTCCATTCAAGTACCAGCCACTACCCGGCCCCTGCCGCCCTCAACACCCTCGGGCTCTCTATGAATTTCCAATGGCCGCTCGCACAACGCACCAGAAACCTAGCGGCTTCGAAGGACACAAATGTACCACCCAGCATGGAAATGGCCGTCCGCGAGCCCGGCGTGAAACCAAAGTCGCCGACGGCCTGATGGtgcacttccagcctccagggctGCGAGAGATAAATTCCCACTGTTGAAGCTCCCAGCCTGCGGTGTCGTGTTTCCGCGGCCCACGCCAACGGGTATGCATGTCTCCGTGTTCCGTGGGCTGTTGCCGCACCGGAGGTGCTCCCAGAGGGACGGGAACCGCTGACTGATGACAGAGCGGACAGCTGACTTAACAGTGAGATTACACTGAGAGTGGGATCTCGCGAGTTGGATCCATTTTCTCAGGTGCGGAGTGTGTTAGGTTCTACAGAGTGCCCACCACCAAGCCCCGTGATCCTTCTTCTTCTCTACCttctgtgcacacacatgcacaaatataTGCATGTAGTACAAGCACAAACCTGCAttaacacgcacacacacacacatgcacaaggaCACTGTAGACACACGCACAGACATGCACAAAACACGCAAACACGCATACACACAGGCACAATCGGAAACAcaccatacacacatacacaggcacacacacgcatgGACGTCCGTCACACGCTCCCAAGTCTGTCCGTAAAAGCCATTGCACTACGCCTTCGGGAATTTTCAGCAGCGTCTTCCGAAATCCTTTCCCCCAGGCCCGTTTTGTTGGTACTGGAGTCGACGCTTGCTCTTTGCAAGACTAATTGAAATGTCTGGCATGAAAAATCCAGATGTCTCTTTGGTAAGTGCTGACCCATTCTGCTCACAGCACGGTTGGAAACCAGCTCACGGCCGGCTCTTTGTACTTTTCCAAGATGCACGTCCTGGCCCATTGGCACATCCACGGCAGAGCTCACCGCACGTATTTCCCAGACATCTCTGCAGAAGAAACATCCCATAGAGGAGGGTCTCTTGTATCCGGGGTCAGCTCTGCCCTTTTCTCAGAGCTCCCAGGATTTATTCTGGTCCCCACACAGCTTGCTGAACAGTTTACCGGCAATCAAGATCCCCCTCCCTCAGACACGAGCTGTCATCCAGTCCCAAACCTCGCAGCCTGTGACCACTGGAATTTGGTTGTGTCAGGAAAACACCCTAAGCCATTGACTCCCTTCCGAGCATCAGCCGTGTCACATGCAAGGACCATGCAGGGGCAGAAGGGCAAGGCTGAGATGTGATAATGCCTAGTTGGGCTCTGAGTGGACCACTCCATTGCCAGGTGGGGTCTGATGGTGGGCTGACATCCCCTTTCCCAGGGAGTGTTGCAGGATTATGGTCTGAAAGTGCTTGTAACCCGTGTAGCAGTGACAGTCACTGGACGCATGCGATGACAGGTAAAGGATACCACAAGCCAAAGATCTCTTTCCTTCACCGGACTGACCCAAACCAGAGATGGAAAACGTGCATTTTAGAGCAACGCTGGATTTCTAAATGCATTTTAATAGCCTTCTCGGATACCCCTCACAATGAGCCAGCTCTTTCCAAACAAATGCTTATCCCCCCTGTTTTCATTCAGATCTGTCCTTGAAGGTCACTGCTTTTATCTCCTCCAATGAGGGGTAAAAGCAAATCAGATTATGGAAATAGCTGAGCTGCCTTTGGAAGAGTCAGGATGGAGGGGTTAACGTGTGTGCAGGGATGGGGGCATGGGGGGTAGCTTGCAGAGTATTTGGAGCTTGAATTCTGCATCACGATTAGGATGGGCAGACACAGGAACCCTAAAAGAACAGTGCTTAAGAAACACATAAGTTTGATTCTCTCTCAAGGAAAGGTGACCTGGTGGTTTGCGGTCCAGAGTTGGTGTGCTGGCTGTGTGTCAGACTCCTCTGAAGCTAGGCTTTTTGCGCCTTCCTGCTACTCCAGCTGTAGTAATGGCCCCTGTTCTCATGGTCTGGGATGATGGTCCCCACATTCCAGGGAgcaagtgggaggaagggaagtaggggagggaagaaagggccAGCTGTGTATGTCTTCAAAGGCAGGTTTCCAGCACGTTGTAGTaccactaggcagagaggggaaaagcTTTGTACTGGGAGGTACTGGGCATGAAAGATGGGGCCATTCATTATTGATTCTGTGACACTGGGCAAGGCTGGACTTCTGTGaagcttcattttctcttttgtaacatggcgatgatgacggtgatgatgacggtgatgatggtatCAGTAGTGATGTTAatagtggtggtgatgatggtggggaCAGTGGGGATGATGGtgattgtgatgatggtgatCGTGGTGATGGTAAtggtaatggtggtgatggtgatgatcatgatgatgatgatggtggggaTGATAGTGATGGCGACTGTAGTGATGGTGGGGATGGTGATCGTGGTGACGACGGTGGTCatgatggtgacggtgatgatACTGGGAACCATGGTGGTGATCGTGGTGACGACGGTGCTCATGATGGCGTCGGCGATGATACTGGGAACCATGGTGGTGATCGTGGTGACGACGGTGCTCATGATGGCGACGGCGATGATACTGGGAACCATGGTGGTGATCGTGGTGACGACGGTGCTCATGATGGCGACGGCGATGATACTGGGAACCATGGTGGTGATCGTGGTGACGACGGTGCTCATGATGGCGACGGCGATGATACTGGGAACCATGGTGGTGATCGTGGTGACGACGGTGCTCATGATGGCGACGGCGATGATACTGGGAACCATGGTGGTGATCGTGGTGACGACGGTGCTCATGATGGCGACGGCGATGATACTGGGAACCATGGTGGTGATCGTGGTGACGACGGTGCTCATGATGGCGATGGTGATGATACTGGGAACCATGTTGGTGATCGTGGTGACGACGGTGCTCATGATGGCGACGGTGATGATACTGAGATCCATGATGGTGATCGTGGTGACGACGGTGCTCATGATGGCGACGGTGATGATACTGGGAACCATGATGGTGATCGTGGTGACGACGGTGCTCATGATGGCGACGGTGATGATACTGGGAACCATGATGGTGATTGTGACGGTGATGTGGATAAGGTGATGGTGATGAAGGTGACAGTGATGACGGATGATGGTGAAGATGACGATGGTGGTGTTAGTGATGTCACCTGCCTCCCAGGACTGTCATGAGAGACAAACGAACTAAAGTCCACCGTTCCTTGAACACTAGAATGCCTCCTACAAGTCACACTGGTTTTAGTCCCGACCCACTTCTGACGGAAACCACAGTTTTCTTGAAGGCTCACATGACAAAACCACCAGCTCCAATGAATTACAAGGCAATTATGTACCACATTTGTGTTTGTTTACGTATTTATGCATCAGAAGAGAAATAAGTGAATACACACTGGgtgaattttttaagaaagatgcATTTACAAACACCACCCAGGAAACACAAACAAGAGTTCTTTTCCTAACGTGTCAGACAGACTTGGTGTGACTTTGTACTGTGTCCTGATTATGTTCCTCTGTCGATCGCACCTTGGATGAGACGCAGTAATTGCCGTCTCCCTGGTACCTGGCTCAGTGTCCAGCACCTCCAACACGCTCCACCAAAGTCTTGATGTGAACGACATTCTGCAAGAACGTGAATGAGCCAGATAGAAGGGAGGGGTGTGAGAAAGAGGTGGACACGGCAAGGTGAAGGAGGGAGCCGTGGCCGAGCAACAAGAAGGGACGATGAAGACACAAAGGTCAGAGGACTAGCCTTAGCGAGGAAAAGAGCAGCCTGGACAAGCCCCTCAGTTCTCTTGGCTGATTCACGTAGTAAGTCCATATGGACGTGCTTCTCATCACACCACCTGTGTCCAGCATGGTCCAACCTGTCCTCTCTCCCTGGACACTAGCCTCTACCTGCCCCTACTTCGCTCAACATCCGTTCCTGCATCATAACCTCAGCACAGAAATCAGATGGATGATTTTGTCTCTAGGTCAGGGGTCCCGATGGGGCTTCTCCCAGAAGCGACCTGGGGTTGAGGATTGAatgcggtggggggaggggacaggggctctggtagggggtggggaggtgataCAAGAAAGGAAAGTAGGTCATGAAGGGGGACTTATCAAGCCAACCACACAGAAGTGATTGGAGCTTATCCCATGGTGATGCTCTGGCAGATATCATAGACACCCACCTGGGGACAGTCCTGGCTGAAAAGTGAGGGACGCCATATTTATACGCTATGCCCATCAGCACCAGGGGCAGGGAAGTAATGTGACTTTCTCAGACTTCCAGCGTGCTACTCAAATGGGCATCATGGGATCCAGCGTTGAGCGTAGCCCTCCAAGAGAGGGGCAGGGCTTGCATTGGAAGGCAGGTCACTGTTCCCAGAAATGGCAAGGAATTCCCGGGGGCCTGAGAGGAATGCCCCCAAGAGGATAAGCTCCATCAGAGGAAAAACCTCCACTGGCCTCTCATTTCAGTGAGAATGAAACCCAAAGTCCACATAAGATAGTAAGATCGGCCCCATCCCTGTGGGCTCCAAACTCAGACCCcagccacctgcccctccccacacaacCACCTGAGCTGCGTCCAGCCAGGCTGGACCATAGCTGTACCACCATCTGCACCGTCTGTTCCCGGCTGGGGCACAGGTATCCTTCCCCCGTCAGTGCACCCCGGTGTCTGGGCAAAGGTCACCCCTGACTGTGGCCACAACGGTAcaaggaggcctcttctgcccgGTCTTCCCTGGAGCACAATGCCTCATGAGAACGGGTGAGGGGGTGGCCGGGTGTCATGATTTGTGGACTTTAAAAGCAGGCAGGACGCTACTGACTCAAGGTGTGTCTGTGTGCTGGCCGGCTTGTGCATTGCCCTGTCATGCTGCAGCGTGAGAGCATCTTAATAGGGGTGGATGCTTGGGTTGAAGCCTTGAGAATGCGTACATGCGGCCAAAATGTTATCTCGTGTGGTTGATGAGCCATATTTCCTGCCTGATTGCACAGAACTGACACCCAGAAGACTACCTGGGTGGCCGTCTCCTCCAACACACCTGACCTCCAGGTTGTGGGCAACGCCTTGATACTCCAGGACTTACAGAAACCCAGCTCAGGAGAACCCACAGACACTAGAAGTCAAGAAACTGACTCATGCCTGGTTCTGTGTTGTCCTGGACTTCGGAGGGTAAAGGTCTATGCACCAATTCCCAGATTCACATCGACCTCACCTGGGGGCTTGTTACCAACGCAGAGATCTCAGCTTTGCCCTTCCTCTGCTAGCTCAGAATTGGCACTTTTGCAAGATTCCCGGGAAATGTGTGTCCACAAACGTCTGAGAAGCCGTGACGGGCacggaggaaaaaaaataataattctttgcCACAAAATGCAGAAAGGCATCGTCGTACTTTTCAGACCTTCTGTGCAAGGCTGTTGATGCATACAGGGGGACAGAGAACAGATAGTGATGCTCATACCTTTGTGCTGCTATAATATGCCACATCCACGAGGTAGGGACATGTGGGAGTTTTACCCACTCACGTATTTTGCACGACACGTCAATATTTGATGAATGGGGCTGAGCCCCTGCTGCTATAGAAAATCGCTCTTTGAGACGTTATGGAGCCTATCACTGCCTGCTGGTCCTGGCCAGGTCTCCAGTCATTTGGTCACAGCTATCTTCCTGAATGGCGAGCAGATCTGTGATGGTCCCTGTTACGTGTCAAGGTGGCCAAGCTGCCGAGATGtggtcaaatattattctggatgtttcccTTTAAAGGTGTttcatttatatgcattttttagCATGAGATCAACATTTCAAGCAGCAGACTCTGAATGAACCGGATTGCCTTGTACGAGGCAGGTGGGCCTcgtctaatcagttgaaggcatAAAGAGCCTCAGCAGTGAGCTCCCctgagcaagaaggaattctgccagcaCAGGGCCTGTGCCTCTCAGCTCAAACGCCAGCTCTTTCCTGCACCAATTCCTTCAAaccaacccaaaccaaaccaaaacaaaactctccATATATGTTCTCCCTAtatcagttctgtttctctggagaatcctgatgAATGCAAGATCTGACGCTGCTTAAGGCTGACCTCAGCACCACGGGGAGAGTGATAGGTATCCCAGTTCCTTCACAAGCACAGAGTAAACGCACCCACGATTCACGAACCcctgtaggaaaggaaaaaaaaaaaatacatagaaacataGGAAACCATCCCAGATGGCTGTGGGCAGGTGTCCGGggtaaaggaagagaaagggcgGGGGATACATTGTAAATGCTTCAGGAGACAAGAATGTAGCTGTCTGGGGGACTTGCAACCATGTATGATTCTTTCcgttataaataagtaaaaaatcacTTGCAATCCttataattgtaataataataataatactaaaaaggAAGTTCCCGTTGTTGCTGTGTCTGAACAAAGGATGACAAAGTTCCAGATATCGTCGATATTGCAAAATACATCGTGGCGAATGGTTCGGATTTAGTTTGTAAAATacattggtgtgtgtgtgtgtctgtgtagggATGAGCGTGTAAGTGGGTGGTGGGTGTGTATGCCTGTGGGCTGAGGACACTTATATACGTATGCAAGGGCGTGTGTCTTAGACCCACGTAGGTGTCTCAGTCTGAACACGCAGGTCCCCCACGTCCCTCCCAGGTCAGACCACCTGTCATCCTGGCGGGAAACCGGAGATGAGATTTAAGTCACCAGCAATCTGCCACgggaaggagcagactccccaaggaccAGGCCTCCCGGAAAACACAGAGCGAGGCATCGCAGAGCCTGATGAGAGGTAACAAGGCACGCCAGGCCGAGTTACCGCCAAACACCCAGCGCGGGATGCGGCTGCTGGGAGGTAATTGACTGGGCTGCCTGCTCGcatctctctgtcttcctgaTGCAAAGTGGTCTGTAATCAGCTCCAGAGAGGAGCTCAGACATGAGGGACAGCCCCGTCCCGGCCGCCGCTGACACGCGTCCCAGAGGCAGGCCTCTCACGGGCTCCCTTCCCGCGGCTGCCGTGGGTGTGCTCGCGGGACTGACCAGGTTTGAGGAAAAGAAACTCAGAGGTGCACTGAGATCCCGTCTGGACAAGAGTGTGCTCCAAATGAGCTTTCTCTTTGTCcctttgcctctggagagagCCGGAGGCACCACGTGGGGCGGGAAAACCCCATCTTTTTAACCATTTCCTTGATGGCTCTTTACAAGCCTGGATTCAAAGGTCTCTTGGACGGCGAACAAAAACTGTGCACACTTGCCCTACGGCACACATTACGCATGATCGTGAAGGTGCACTTTTCTTTGAGGTTCTTTCCCGCACTAATTCTCCCCAGACGTCCACGGACCTAACGTTCAAACATCAAGCTTGGAGAGACCTTTGAGAACAAGGAGTGTGTCTCCTCTATGGGGCAGAACTGCCTTTTAATTCCTTATAGATCCTACACCTGGAAATGCATGCAAGATTTGGAGACTCCGACGCGAGCCTGCCATGTCCCCGGCCACTGTGTGAGCCTGGACTCAGGGCAGCCTTGCAGGATGTGGACGGGGAGACCCTGTGTGTTGCGAGCACAGCCAGCCCTTGCCAAAAGTTGCTTTCCACAGCTGAGACTACCAAATCTTGGGTGTCGACTTCTTGGAGGAAAATCCAAGAGTCACACACCGGTCACAGCTGTGGCCGCCCCACAGGTTCCTGTGACCTCATCCCTGGGCGCTTCCGAGCAGAAGCCAGAATGTTTCTGGGCAAAGGCCCAGCACGCGGctcatttcttcttcctgcccGTGATGCTCTGTGAATGGGTACCTGCGCTCTTCCTCATGGGCTGTGCGAATGTGGCAAGGAGGGGGTTGACTCGAATGCCGTGTCTCcatgttcttattttttcccatgTGGCCAGAGAGCGTCTTCCTTCCAGGATCCTGTTGTGGAAAATGAGCGTTGTTCTAGACATCTTATCTACCATGCGTCGAAGGTGCACGTCCAGTAGACCCGCCAGGGGCTGACGGAGCTGTTCTCAGCCCAGGTATGGCTCTGAACCGATCGGTTTCCAGGTGGCCCAGGAGCATGGCACCCTCTCTCCTGGGTCCGACTGCCGGTGCCCCAAGGGGAGCATGCCAGGAGAAAGGGCTGATTTCAATCTCCGTCTTCAATCTCTGACAAAAATGGTTTGATGTACGGGTTAAAGATGCTACTGTAGGATTCCTTCATGCACGGTCCACCCCAGGCAGTGGTTAATAGAGTTAGCATGGCAGGGACGCCCCACGGTCAACATCTAGGATCGGAATTTGCACCAAGCAGCTTACACAAAGCACACAGCACTCACTCCCAAGGAAGCATGCATACTCACCAGATCTCTGGCTCTCCTTGACCCGGATGGCACGGGTGTTGGTCTCTGCAGGACTGGTTCATGGCAACGCCATGTCCTACGTGTTAGGCAGGGACTTCGGTAAAGTAAGACAAGCATCCTGAATTTCCGAAATGATAAAGGATAGCCATATCAGCACAGTCACGGACGCCTGGTTCTTAAAATAGCCCACCTTGTCCTCCCcaagcaaatgtattttttttttttttggtagcataTGAGGGGATTtcagaaaatatgtaaatttgTAAAAAGGTTTTCAATCTTAAATTTTAatgtggggagactgcttccctctttAAGGGACACTTGGCTACAGAGGAAAGTATTGAACCCATGAAAATCAGCCAATTCTAGTTCTGTCCCTCAgagaggaaaatgcaaatatatttgcTCATAGTGAGAAAATCCTATTAagggttattatttttcttttccctgtccAAGGGCTTCATAGATGTGAGGGATCAATGCGTTCTCTGCACCCTGGTTTTAGCAAGACACATTTGCAAATCATCATATGTTTTGCCTAcgggtttttcctttttttttttgaagtgcgGATTAAGATTGAAACCCTCTTTCCGTGTTCCAAGTGCTTCAGAAGCAATAATCAGCTGTGACAAAAACTGTTTGATTTAAGGGATGAATATTTCACTGTAGGATTCCTTAACGCAGATCCCTGTACCCAACAGGGCTTTGTAATGCACTGCACAATCATTACCTGCATGCCATGGATTGCACAAACt
Protein-coding regions in this window:
- the LOC123935914 gene encoding putative uncharacterized membrane protein YMR173W-A, which encodes MVPSIITVAIMSTVVTTITIMVPSIITVAIMSTVVTTITIMDLSIITVAIMSTVVTTITNMVPSIITIAIMSTVVTTITTMVPSIIAVAIMSTVVTTITTMVPSIIAVAIMSTVVTTITTMVPSIIAVAIMSTVVTTITTMVPSIIAVAIMSTVVTTITTMVPSIIAVAIMSTVVTTITTMVPSIIADAIMSTVVTTITTMVPSIITVTIMTTVVTTITIPTITTVAITIIPTIIIIMIITITTITITITTITIITITIIPTVPTIITTTINITTDTIITWYYNVLETCL